CGGTCGTTGCCCACGGCCAGGAACAAGGGGTCGGTGCGCGTGCGGAAGGTGTCGTAGGGATAGATGTTGGGATGCGCGTTGCCCGTGCGGCGCGGCGTGCGGCCGTCCGTGAACCAGTTGGCCGCATGCGGATGCAGCAGCGAGATGCCGCTGTCGTACAGCGCGGCCTCGACGAATTGCCCGCGGCCGCTGCGCTGGCGCTCCTGCAGCGCCAGCAGGACGCCGATGACGGCGTTCAGGCCCGTCACCATGTCCACCACCGGCAGGCCCACGCGCAGCGCGTCGCCGCCCGCTTCGCCGTTGACGCTCATGATGCCGCTCATGGCCTGGATCGCCGCGTCGTAGCCGGGCAAGGCGCCCAGCGGGCCGTCGGCGCCGAACCCGGAGACGCGGCACCAGACCAGGCGGGGAAAGCGCTCGGACAGCGCCTCGTAGCCCAGGCCCCAGCGCTCCATCGTGCCGATCTTGAAGTTTTCCACCAGCACGTCGGCCTGGGCGATCAGCGTCAGCAGCCGCTCGCGGCCGGCGTCCGTGGAGAAGTCCAGGCGCTGGATGCGCTTGTTGCGGTTCAAGCCGAAATAGTACGACGCCACGCCGTCGCGGAAGGGCGGCCCCCAGGCGCGGGTGTCGTCGCCCTGGGGCGGTTCGATCTTGAGGACGTCGGCGCCATGGTCGCCCAGGATCTGCCCGCAATACGGGCCGCCCAGGATGCGGGAAAGATCCAGGACACGGATGCCGGCCAGGCTGCCGGGACCGGATTGCGTCATGCGGTGCTCCTCAGTTGATTTGCGCGCCGGAGCGCTTGACCACGTCGGCCCACTTGGCCTTTTCCCGCGCGATGAAGGCGCCCAGCGCCTGCGGGCTGCTGTCCGGCGCGGACTCCAGCCCCTGCGAGGCGAACAGGGCCTTGACCCTGGGCGAGGCCAGCGCCTGCACGAAGGCGCGATTGAGCGCGTCGATGCGGTCCGCGGGCGTGCCCGCCGGCGCGACGACGCCGAAGAACACGCTGACGTCGTAGCCCGCATAGCCTTGCTCGGCGATGGTGGGCACGCCCGGCAGCGCGCGCGAGGGGCTGGCGGTGGTGACGCCCAGGGCGCGCAGCTTGCCGGTTTCCACATAAGGCTTGGCCGTGAGCACGTCGGTGAAGCTCATGGCCACGTGGCCGCCCAGCAGGTCGTTGAGCGCCGGGCCGGTGCCCTTGTACGGGACGTGCAGGAAGTCGGTGCCGGCGACGCTGTTGAACATCACGCCCGCCAGGTGCGAGGACGCGCCGCTGCCCGACGAGGCGAAGGACAGCGCGCCCGGATGGGTCTTGGACCAGGCCACCAGCTCCGGCACGGTCTTGGCCGGGATGCCGGGATTGACCACCAGCACGTTGGGCAGGTAGCCGACGTGGATGACGGGCGCGAAGCTCTTGACCGGATCGTAGCCCAGCCCGTGGTACAGGCTGGCGTTGATGGCCAGCGGCCCGGAGGTGCCGAACATCAGCGTGTAGCCGTCCGGCGCGGCGCGCGCGACGTATTCCGCGCCGATGTTGCCGTTGGCGCCGGCGCGGTTCTCGACGATCATCGGCTGCGGCAGGTGGGTGGACATCTCGTTGGCCAGCGTGCGCGCCATGGCGTCGGTGGGACCGCCGGGCGGGTAGGGAATCACCAGCGTAATGGGCTTGGCGGGAAAGGCGTCGGCCGCGTGGGCGGCCAGGGGGGCGAGGACCGCCGCCGCGATGGCGGCGCCGGCAATGAGATTGCGTCTTTGCATGGTGGTTTGTCTCCGTTTCGTTTTATCGGCTTTCGCCTTGGTTCTGTTTTCTGTTTGCTGTCGCTTTGGATTACGCCGTGGGCGCCGTGGCCGCGACTGGGTTCCAGTCCGCGGGCAAGCCATCCGGCGCCAGCGGATCGCGGGGCAGCACGCGGTGTTGCAGGACCAGTTGCGCCCAGCGCAGGCGGTCGGCCGAGCCGCCTTCGACGGCTTCCCAGGCCATGGCGATGGCGCTGGCG
This genomic interval from Bordetella genomosp. 10 contains the following:
- a CDS encoding CaiB/BaiF CoA transferase family protein, which translates into the protein MTQSGPGSLAGIRVLDLSRILGGPYCGQILGDHGADVLKIEPPQGDDTRAWGPPFRDGVASYYFGLNRNKRIQRLDFSTDAGRERLLTLIAQADVLVENFKIGTMERWGLGYEALSERFPRLVWCRVSGFGADGPLGALPGYDAAIQAMSGIMSVNGEAGGDALRVGLPVVDMVTGLNAVIGVLLALQERQRSGRGQFVEAALYDSGISLLHPHAANWFTDGRTPRRTGNAHPNIYPYDTFRTRTDPLFLAVGNDRQFGILCAVIGRPALAGDPRYADAGGRSTHRAELKQALEAALADFDAADLLQRLMAANVPAAPVLDVDAALTHPHTAHRGMVVEMEGGYRGLGAPVKLSRTPATYRHAPLAEGQDFAPLPPEEIPAAS
- a CDS encoding Bug family tripartite tricarboxylate transporter substrate binding protein produces the protein MQRRNLIAGAAIAAAVLAPLAAHAADAFPAKPITLVIPYPPGGPTDAMARTLANEMSTHLPQPMIVENRAGANGNIGAEYVARAAPDGYTLMFGTSGPLAINASLYHGLGYDPVKSFAPVIHVGYLPNVLVVNPGIPAKTVPELVAWSKTHPGALSFASSGSGASSHLAGVMFNSVAGTDFLHVPYKGTGPALNDLLGGHVAMSFTDVLTAKPYVETGKLRALGVTTASPSRALPGVPTIAEQGYAGYDVSVFFGVVAPAGTPADRIDALNRAFVQALASPRVKALFASQGLESAPDSSPQALGAFIAREKAKWADVVKRSGAQIN